The sequence below is a genomic window from Streptomyces sudanensis.
GCTCGCCGTGTCGGCGGTGGTGCAGCTGGTGCAACTCCTCCTGCAGCGGTACGTACTGCCGCGGCAGCCGACGATCGACCCGAACGCGAGCCCGTCGGAAGTCCTGGAGCAGGCGGGTGAGTCGCTGCGGGTGAGCATGCTCTCCGCGGCTCCGTCGGTGCTGCTGGGGCTGATGGCCACCTTCGTGACGACGGCGCTGTTGACGTTCGTGGTGAGCCGGTCGGTGCTGGGCCGCCCGGTGACGTTCGGCGAGGTGTGGCGGGACGCCCGGCCGCGGCTCGTGCCGCTGCTGGGCCTGATGCTCCTCCTTCTGCTGATGATCGTCGGCATCATGGTGGCGGGTGTCGTTCCGGGGCTGCTGGTCGGTTCCGCGGGGGGTGCGCTCCTGGTGTTCCTCGGCGGTCTGGCCGCCCTGCTCGTGATGTGCTGGCTGATGGTGCAATTCAGCCTGTCGTACTCGGTGGTGATGCTGGAACGCCAGGGCGTGATGGCCTCGCTGCGGCGTTCCGCGAAGCTGGTGCGGGGCTCGTGGTGGCGGATCTTCGGCATCCTCACCCTGACGGCGCTGCTGATGGTTCTGATCGCGATGATCGTGGCGATCCCCTTCACCCTGCTCGCGTTCGCGGTCGGCGACGGGGGCATGGGCGGCGCGCTCTCCGGTGGCGCTCCCCGGTACGACTGGGCGTTCCTGATCACCTCGGCCGTCGGTGGCGTCGTCGCGTCCGCGATCATGTACCCGATCTCCGCTGGCGTGTCGGTCCTCCTCTACGTGGACCAGCGCATCCGTCGTGAGGCCCTCGACCTCGAACTCGCCCGTGCGGCGGGGGTGCCCGGCTACGGCTCCGCCTCGCCGGGCGGCACGACTCCCGGGAGCTGATGCGGTGCCGGTCACGGGGGGAGCGACGGTGGTGGGGCGGAGCGCCGCGAACGGTGACGGACCGCCGTTGGACGTACCGCGGGAACCCGCCCGCGAGGCGGCGGAGCGAGAGCTGTCCAAGCCCGTGTACGGCGAGGACGAACGAAACATCCTGATGCGCGCCATGGACGCCTTCTTCGACTGGTTGGGCGACCTGTTCGACGCGGCGTCCGGGGCCACCCCGGAGGGGTGGGTGGGCCTCGCGGTGATCACCGCCGTCGTGGTGGCTCTGATCGGTGCCCTGTGGTGGCGGCTCGGCGCGCCGCGCCGGGTGTCGGCGTCGGCGGACTCGCTGTTCGACGCGGCGCCGCGAACGGCCGACGACCATCGCGCGGCCGCCGACCGCCACGCCGCGGCGGGACGCTGGAACCAGGCCGTACAGGAACGGATGCGCGCCCTGGTGCGCTCCTTGGAGGAACGCACCGTGCTCGACCCGCGCCCGGGACGCACGGCGGACGAGGCGGCCGCGGAGGCGGGCCGGGTACTGCCCGCGCACGCCGACGGGCTGCGCGCCGCCGCCCGTGAATTCGACGACGTCACATACGGCGGCCGCACCGCCGACCAGCACGCGTACCAGCGCCTGAGGGCTCTGGACGCCGCGGTGCTGCGGACCGGGCCCCAGTGGGACGACACCTCCCGGAGAGCCGCCCGATGACCTCCACCGGCACCTCCCTGTCGCGGAGCCCCGCCCAGGTCTGGGCACGCGTGCGGGGTGTCCTGTTCGCCCTGACGCTGGTGGTCGTCACGGCCGTCCTCCTGGCCCTGATGCGCGCCGGTGAGCAGCACGGCCGCCTCGACCCCCGTTCCGCGGACCGCAACGGCAGCCGGGCGATCGCCGAACTGCTGAAGGAACGCGGGGTGTCGCTCCGGATCGCCACCACCCTCGACGAGGCCACCGCCGCGGCCGGCCCCGACTCCACCGTGCTGGTCACGGCGCCCGACCTGCTCGACCGTGCCCAGCGGAAGGCCCTGCGCGGCACGATCGACACCTCGGGCGCCCGGACCGTTCTCCTCGCCGCCGACACGTCCCTCGGCACCCTGGCCCCCGGTGTGACGGCGAAGCTCCCCGACACGGTCCGCGCCCTGCAGCCGGGCTGCGACCTGCCCGAGGCCCGCCGGGCGGGCTCGGTGAGCCTGGGCGGCGTGCGGTACGCGGCAGCCGGTTCCGCCTCCGCGGACGCCTGCTACCTCAGCGACGGCCTGCCGACGCTGCTCCGGCTGGACAACTCCGCGGGAGGCGACACGGTCCTCCTCGGGGCGGCGGACCTGCTGTTCAACGCACACCTCGCCGACGAGGGCAACGCGTCGCTCGCTCTGCAACTCCTCGGTTCCCGTGATCATCTCGTCTGGTACCTTCCCTCGCTCTCCGATCCGTCCGCCGCCGGTGGCGGTGACGGCTCCGACCATGGGGACCGGACCGAGAAGGACTTCCTCGACCTGATCCCCTCGGGCTGGCTGTGGGGGACATCGCAGCTCGCCCTGGCGGCGGTTCTGGCCGCCGTCTGGCGCGCCCGCCGCCTGGGGCCGCTCGTCACGGAACGGCTCCCGGTCGCGATCCGCGCCTCGGAAGCGACGGAAGGCCGCGCCCGTCTGTACTTCCGCGCCAACGCCCGCGACCGCGCCGCCGCAGTACTCCGTTCGGCGGCCCGCGGCCGTCTCGCTCCCCTCGTGGGCGTCCCGTCGAGGGAAGCCCACTCCCCCGACGCCCTGCTTCCCGCCCTGTCCGCCCGCCTGACCGGCGAGACCGGCGACCTGCGGGACCTGCTGTTCGGCCCGCCCCCCTCCGACGACGCCTCACTCGTCCTCCTGACGAACCGACTCGACGCCCTCGAAAGAGAGGTACGCACCTCATGAGTGCCCCGACCCCCGAGACCGCCGAGGACTCGGCCCGCGCCCGCGCCTCGCTGGAAGCTCTGCGCACCGAGATCGCCAAGGCCGTGGTCGGGCAGGACTCCGCTGTCACCGGGCTCGTCGTGGCCCTGCTCTGCAGGGGCCACGTCCTCCTGGAGGGTGTGCCCGGTGTGGCCAAGACACTGCTCGTGCGTGCGCTCGCCGCGTCGTTGGACGTCGACACCAAGCGCGTCCAGTTCACCCCCGACCTGATGCCGAGCGATGTGACGGGCTCACTCGTCTACGACACGCGAACCGCCGAGTTCTCCTTCCAGCAGGGTCCGGTGTTCACGAACCTGCTCCTCGCCGACGAGATCAACCGGACACCACCGAAAACCCAGTCCTCACTCCT
It includes:
- a CDS encoding DUF4129 domain-containing protein; amino-acid sequence: MPVTGGATVVGRSAANGDGPPLDVPREPAREAAERELSKPVYGEDERNILMRAMDAFFDWLGDLFDAASGATPEGWVGLAVITAVVVALIGALWWRLGAPRRVSASADSLFDAAPRTADDHRAAADRHAAAGRWNQAVQERMRALVRSLEERTVLDPRPGRTADEAAAEAGRVLPAHADGLRAAAREFDDVTYGGRTADQHAYQRLRALDAAVLRTGPQWDDTSRRAAR
- a CDS encoding DUF4350 domain-containing protein; this encodes MTSTGTSLSRSPAQVWARVRGVLFALTLVVVTAVLLALMRAGEQHGRLDPRSADRNGSRAIAELLKERGVSLRIATTLDEATAAAGPDSTVLVTAPDLLDRAQRKALRGTIDTSGARTVLLAADTSLGTLAPGVTAKLPDTVRALQPGCDLPEARRAGSVSLGGVRYAAAGSASADACYLSDGLPTLLRLDNSAGGDTVLLGAADLLFNAHLADEGNASLALQLLGSRDHLVWYLPSLSDPSAAGGGDGSDHGDRTEKDFLDLIPSGWLWGTSQLALAAVLAAVWRARRLGPLVTERLPVAIRASEATEGRARLYFRANARDRAAAVLRSAARGRLAPLVGVPSREAHSPDALLPALSARLTGETGDLRDLLFGPPPSDDASLVLLTNRLDALEREVRTS